The Devosia sp. genome segment GCTGTTGCCGATCGGTCTGCGCCAAAGGGCTGTCGAGCCCGATGGCGGTCCGAAGTCCCTCTGTTGGGTGGGGGCGGCTCCCTATCCGCGCTTCTATGTCTATTCGCCATATGATGGACAACCGGCCATCCCAGGCAATGGTGCGATGCTGGCCTTCATCGCGCCAAGCCCGGAAGCGGTGGTCGCAGCCCACTCCGCGGGTTTGATGGCAGGTGGGACGGATGAGGGGGCGCCGGGTCTGAGGCCGCAATATGCCGAGGATTATTTCGGCGCCTATTTGCGCGATCCAGATGGCAACAAGGTCCATCTTGTGCACAGGCCTGCCCTGCTTGGATAAGCCATGCCCAGCCTCGTGTCCCGTTTCCATCTCCTCCTCTTCGGCGTCACCCTGGCCATTGGCGGGGTAGCCCTTGTCCATGTTCCCGAGGGTTATGCGTTTCCGGCCCATTGGCAGGGCAGTGGGGCGGACTGGCTGTGGCCGCGGGATATCGCCCTGGCCACGGCGCCGCTGGCCGAACTCCTGTTGATGGGCGTGTTCTTTCTGCTGGGGCGGGCACTGACAAAAAACCATCTGGCCAAGACGCGGCACATACTGGACCCAGCGCTGACGCTCCTTCTGGCCGTCGCAACCGGCTGCCAGCTCGGACTGCTGCTGATGGGCATCGGGTCCGACTTCGACATGTTCCGGATTACCGCCGGCGGCCTGTCCGTGGTTCTGCTGGTGCTTGCCGTGGTGATTTTCGAGGCCGAGCGGCATTCTTATGCCGGCTTGCGAATGCCCTGGCCAATTGCGTCCGATCGGGCCTGGACCCTCGTCCATCGCATTGCCGGAATCGGCAGCGGCCTCTGCGCGGCCATTTTGGCCTATCTCGCCTGGGCGGACCCCGGCGCCGGCGTGCTGGCAATTGCCCTGGTGGCGAGCCTTGGGGGACTGCCCCTGCTTGCCGCCCTCGCCACTTTGCTCACGCGTGGGCTGCGGTAAGCATTTTCCGGCAACTTGCCGTTTGAGGTAGAAAAGTTTCACCTCCCCTTGCAGCCAAGCAACGCGATACGCTGCAAACCGGCCCGATCAGGCGTAGTGTGCGCTCAATTGTGAGGCGCTATGCTCATCAATGAGCAGGTGAGTCTCGCTCCACCGAAAGGTCAAACCATGCCCACTTCCGTATCGGCGGGTGCTGCACCACGTGCGCCCAAGCCACTTTATCTCAACTTCGGCTTTCAGGTGTTGGCCGCAATGGTCATCGGCCTGATCCTGGGCTTCATCGCCCGGAACATGGGCCCCGATGCGGCCGGCAATGCCAATTGGCTGACCCAGACGCTTTCGACCGTGGGCTCGTCCTTCGTCTCGCTCCTGCGGGCGCTGGTGCCGGTGCTGGTCTTCACCGCCATCGTCGCCTCGATCGCCAATCTGCGCGAGTTGAACAATGCAGCAAAGCTCGTCTGGCAGACGCTGCTCTGGTTCGCGATCACGGCCCTCATTGCCGTCGCGATTGGTATCGCACTCGGGCTGATCATCCAGCCCGGTCTTAATACCGAAGTCGCCGCCGAGGCCGCTCGCGCCCCGTCCTCGACCGGCTCGTGGCTCGATTTCCTCAAGGGTCTAATCCCCTCGAACTTCATCGGGCTGCAGGCTTCGACCCGCGTCACTGATAGCGGCGCGACGACCAGCCTCAACTTCAATGTCCTGCAGATCCTGATCGTCTCAATCGTTGTCGGCGTTGCCGCCCTGCGCGTCGGCCCGGCAGCCGATCAGTTCCTGGCCTTCAACCGGTCGTTCCTCAAGATCATCCACAAGGTGCTCTGGTGGGTCATTCGGCTGACACCGATCGGCACGATCGGCCTTCTGGGCAATGCCGTCGCGGTCTATGGCTGGGATGCCCTGGCGCAACTGGGCTGGTATGCCGCGGCGATCTATATCGGGCTGTTCCTCGTGCTGTTCGTGGTCTATCCGGCGCTGCTCCAGGCCCATGGCCTCAATCCCATCCGCTATTTCCAGAGCGCATGGCCGGCCATTCAGCTTGCCTTCGTATCCCGTTCGTCGATCGGCACGCTGCCGGTCACCGAGCGCGTGACGGAGAAGAACCTCGGCGTGCCGCGCGAATATGCCGCCTTCGCCGTGCCGCTCGGCGCCACCACCAAGATGGATGGCTGTGCCGCCATCTATCCGGCGATCTCGGCCATTTTCGTGGCCCAGTTCTTCGGCGTACCGCTTGGGATCGAGCACTATCTGCTGATCGTCTTTGTGTCGGTCATCGGTTCGGCAGCTACCGCCGGCCTCACCGGCGCCACCGTCATGCTGACCCTGACCCTCTCGACCCTGGGTCTGCCGCTTGAAGGTGTCGGTCTGCTGCTGGCAATCGACCCGATCCTCGACATGGGCCGCACCGCGGTCAACGTCGCCGGTCAGGCGCTGGTGCCCACCATCGTCGCCAAGCGCCAGGGCATGCTCAATCAGGCTGTCTATGACAATGGCAAAACCATCGAAGACCTCGATGCCGAGGCCGTTCCGGCCGAATAGCCTT includes the following:
- a CDS encoding VOC family protein, coding for MFSHVTVGSNDLDRVGRFYDAVLLPIGLRQRAVEPDGGPKSLCWVGAAPYPRFYVYSPYDGQPAIPGNGAMLAFIAPSPEAVVAAHSAGLMAGGTDEGAPGLRPQYAEDYFGAYLRDPDGNKVHLVHRPALLG
- a CDS encoding SdpI family protein; protein product: MPSLVSRFHLLLFGVTLAIGGVALVHVPEGYAFPAHWQGSGADWLWPRDIALATAPLAELLLMGVFFLLGRALTKNHLAKTRHILDPALTLLLAVATGCQLGLLLMGIGSDFDMFRITAGGLSVVLLVLAVVIFEAERHSYAGLRMPWPIASDRAWTLVHRIAGIGSGLCAAILAYLAWADPGAGVLAIALVASLGGLPLLAALATLLTRGLR
- a CDS encoding dicarboxylate/amino acid:cation symporter produces the protein MPTSVSAGAAPRAPKPLYLNFGFQVLAAMVIGLILGFIARNMGPDAAGNANWLTQTLSTVGSSFVSLLRALVPVLVFTAIVASIANLRELNNAAKLVWQTLLWFAITALIAVAIGIALGLIIQPGLNTEVAAEAARAPSSTGSWLDFLKGLIPSNFIGLQASTRVTDSGATTSLNFNVLQILIVSIVVGVAALRVGPAADQFLAFNRSFLKIIHKVLWWVIRLTPIGTIGLLGNAVAVYGWDALAQLGWYAAAIYIGLFLVLFVVYPALLQAHGLNPIRYFQSAWPAIQLAFVSRSSIGTLPVTERVTEKNLGVPREYAAFAVPLGATTKMDGCAAIYPAISAIFVAQFFGVPLGIEHYLLIVFVSVIGSAATAGLTGATVMLTLTLSTLGLPLEGVGLLLAIDPILDMGRTAVNVAGQALVPTIVAKRQGMLNQAVYDNGKTIEDLDAEAVPAE